The Elgaria multicarinata webbii isolate HBS135686 ecotype San Diego chromosome 4, rElgMul1.1.pri, whole genome shotgun sequence genome contains a region encoding:
- the FLRT3 gene encoding leucine-rich repeat transmembrane protein FLRT3 has translation MISVTWNFILIWTKIGLLLKMAPHFVSAKSCPSACRCDVGFIYCNDRDLTSIPSGIPEDATTLYLQNNQINNAGIPSDLKSLIKVERIYLYHNSLDEFPINLPKYVKELHLQENNIRTITYDSLSQIPYLEELHLDDNSVSAVSIEDGAFRDNIYLRLLFLSRNHLSTIPWGLPKTIEELRLDDNRISTISELSLQDLTNLKRLVLDGNLLSNHGLGQKVFMNLVNLTELSLVRNSLTAAPINLPGTNLRKLYLQENHINHVPPNAFAYLRQLYRLDMSNNNLSNLPQGVFDDLDNITQLFLRNNPWRCGCKMKWVRDWLQTLPLRVNVRGLMCQAPEKVRGMAIKDLNTDVFDCKDEDIVSTIQITASVPNTLYPVQGHWPVSVTKSPEIKTPNPHRNYRTTAIPVQEIITIVVKSVSTETIHISWKVALPMTALRLSWLKMGHSPAFGSITETIVTGDRHDYLLTALEPDSPYRVCMVPMETSNIYLSDETPVCIETETAPLKMYNPTTTLNHEQEKEPYKNSNLPLAAIIGGAVALVAIGLLALVCWYVHRNGSLFSRNCTYSKGRRRKDDYAEAGTKKDNSILEIRETSFQMISLNNEQVSKEEFVIHTIFPPNGMNLYKNNHSESSSNRSYRDSGIPDSDHSHS, from the coding sequence ATGATCAGTGTAACCTGGAACTTCATCCTAATTTGGACAAAGATAGGGCTGTTGCTCAAAATGGCACCCCACTTTGTCAGTGCCAAGTCATGCCCCTCAGCGTGTCGCTGTGATGTAGGATTCATTTACTGCAATGATCGTGACTTGACATCAATTCCTAGTGGGATTCCAGAGGATGCTACAACCCTTTACCTTCAGAACAATCAAATTAATAATGCTGGAATTCCATCTGACCTAAAATCCTTGATCAAAGTGGAGAGAATTTATTTATACCACAACAGTTTGGATGAATTCCCTATCAACCTCCCAAAGTACGTCAAAGAAttgcatttgcaggaaaataacATAAGGACAATTACTTATGATTCACTTTCACAAATTCCTTATCTGGAAGAATTGCATTTGGATGATAATTCTGTTTCTGCAGTTAGTATTGAAGATGGAGCCTTCCGGGATAATATCTATCTcagacttctttttctttctcgaAATCACCTTAGCACCATTCCCTGGGGCTTGCCTAAAACAATAGAAGAGTTGCGCTTGGATGATAATCGTATTTCCACAATTTCGGAGCTGTCCCTTCAAGACCTTACAAATCTAAAACGTCTAGTTTTAGATGGAAATCTCTTAAGCAATCATGGATTAGGACAGAAAGTCTTCATGAACCTAGTCAATTTAACAGAACTCTCACTGGTCCGTAATTCCCTTACAGCAGCTCCAATAAATTTGCCAGGCACAAATCTGAGAAAGCTTTATCTGCAAGAAAACCATATAAATCATGTACCACCTAATGCTTTCGCATACCTACGACAGTTGTATCGATTAGATATGTCAAACAACAATCTCAGTAATTTACCTCAGGGTGTCTTTGATGACCTGGACAATATAACCCAATTGTTTCTTCGCAACAACCCTTGGCGCTGTGGGTGCAAAATGAAATGGGTTCGTGACTGGTTGCAGACACTGCCTCTCAGAGTTAATGTACGGGGCCTGATGTGTCAAGCACCAGAAAAGGTGCGTGGGATGGCTATCAAAGACCTCAACACAGACGTATTTGATTGCAAAGATGAGGATATTGTAAGCACTATCCAAATTACTGCTTCAGTACCAAACACTTTATACCCTGTGCAAGGACACTGGCCAGTTTCTGTGACCAAATCACCTGAAATAAAGACTCCTAATCCACATAGAAACTACAGAACAACAGCTATCCCAGTACAGGAAATCATTACCATTGTTGTAAAGTCTGTAAGCACTGAGACTATTCATATTTCTTGGAAAGTTGCACTACCAATGACTGCTTTAAGACTTAGTTGGCTCAAAATGGGTCATAGCCCTGCCTTTGGATCTATAACTGAAACAATTGTTACAGGAGACCGTCATGACTATCTGCTTACAGCACTTGAACCAGACTCCCCATACCGTGTATGCATGGTTCCCATGGAAACCAGTAACATTTATCTGTCTGATGAAACACCTGTTTGTATAGAGACTGAAACTGCGCCCCTTAAAATGTACAATCCTACAACAACCCTAAACCATGAACAAGAGAAAGAACCATATAAAAATTCTAATCTGCCATTAGCTGCCATTATAGGCGGTGCAGTGGCACTAGTAGCTATAGGACTGCTTGCTTTAGTCTGCTGGTATGTCCATAGGAATGGATCCTTATTCTCGAGAAACTGTACATACAGCAAAGGACGGAGGAGAAAAGACGATTATGCTGAAGCTGGAACTAAGAAGGACAATTCCATCTTAGAAATCAGGGAGACTTCTTTTCAGATGATCTCTCTGAACAATGAACAAGTATCCAAGGAGGAGTTTGTAATACATACCATATTCCCACCTAATGGAATGAATCTGTATAAAAACAACCACAGTGAAAGCAGCAGTAACAGAAGCTACAGAGACAGTGGTATACCTGATTCAGATCACTCACATTCATGA